In the Acropora muricata isolate sample 2 chromosome 1, ASM3666990v1, whole genome shotgun sequence genome, one interval contains:
- the LOC136925340 gene encoding uncharacterized protein, translated as MIAIKPVSSFDMLHQVGLQGGWVADFAFLDDKISPDFIVASEGEQLRLRCTYCAVSPNATSLSWYKEGALIASNSRYVLRNAALGIPAVEHSKDEGLYECIVRSKNQNISRFITLIVQKDEINPLLSSVYAKNKSSLSVQIVWRLTAHGAFTSALVTLSLRLLNSSNWHYAASDTFQDRGLYQFDGLQPKSAYLLNVSLYNRHKETESKAIVFWSPTSNYSDLDSELTILYQVTNKKALGVALGIIGLLGLMMVMYACLAWSPNDKRGYSAPTEQQQKRTINENTLFSTSDTLFYNRAFEDEGSDCDWSKDKQCFL; from the exons atgattgcaatAAAACCAGTGTCGAGTTTTGATATGCTACACCAGGTTGGTCTCCAAGGTGGATGGGTAG CTGATTTTGCTTTCCTGGACGACAAGATCTCACCTGATTTCATTGTTGCATCGGAAGGCGAACAGTTAAGGCTGCGATGTACGTACTGTGCGGTCTCGCCCAATGCCACCAGCTTGTCTTGGTACAAAGAGGGCGCATTAATTGCCAGCAATAGCAGATACGTGCTCCGCAATGCTGCACTTGGCATACCTGCGGTAGAGCACTCTAAAGATGAAGGATTGTACGAGTGCATTGTTAGATCGAAGAACCAAAACATTTCAAGATTCATAACTCTTATTGTGCAGAAAG ATGAGATCAACCCATTGCTGTCAAGCGTCTACGCCAAAAACAAGTCTTCCCTGTCCGTCCAGATCGTGTGGCGTCTCACAGCTCACGGCGCGTTTACGTCTGCTCTTGTCACCCTCTCTCTCAGGTTGCTAAATTCCAGCAACTGGCACTACGCTGCAAGCGATACTTTCCAGGACCGTGGTCTGTACCAATTTGATGGCCTACAGCCCAAGAGTGCATATTTACTGAATGTTTCTCTGTATAACAGGCACAAAGAGACGGAAAGCAAGGCAATTGTATTCTGGTCTCCGACTTCCAACTACTCAG ATCTTGACAGCGAGCTCACGATCCTGTACCAAGTGACCAATAAGAAAGCTCTAGGTGTGGCGCTGGGTATTATAGGATTACTAGGTTTGATGATGGTCATGTACGCATGCCTTGCATGGTCTCCCAATGATAAGAGAGGCTACTCGGCTCCAACAGAACAGCAGCAAAAAAGGACTATAAATGAAAACACCTTGTTTTCTACTTCCGACACTTTGTTCTACAATAG GGCATTTGAAGACGAGGGATCTGATTGTGATTGGAGTAAAGATAAGCAATGCTTCTTATAA